A single genomic interval of Ruminococcus sp. NK3A76 harbors:
- a CDS encoding DUF4003 family protein, with amino-acid sequence MELLQQRCELFITNKNIIKKTFKLESEEIYAACAAIYTSRGIEADSGDLKKCKKLIDESKGIFSSFRGNMQLASAALLAVSSKPKELLKEVSDIYELLKKYFTGSEYLVQSAFILAEQAYHGDLDDICKRAKGIYKKMKREHPFLTGSEDSVFAITLAMSERDDKELVKDMESCYDALKSGFGNNAVQTVSHILALTDGSSENKASKFRGLYDGLAKSGRKFGKTYDLPVLAGLSATGVSNDRIVSDVLYADSFLDDQKGYGGLFGTSKSTRLMHAALIVSGVYGARGSQIAAIASAAAIIAAEQAMMAAIIASTAAATAANTSN; translated from the coding sequence ATGGAATTGCTTCAGCAGCGCTGTGAGCTGTTTATCACAAACAAAAACATCATCAAAAAGACCTTCAAGCTCGAGTCTGAGGAGATCTACGCAGCCTGTGCTGCCATATATACCTCCCGTGGTATAGAGGCTGACAGCGGCGATTTGAAGAAATGCAAAAAGCTCATTGACGAGAGCAAGGGCATTTTCTCGTCATTCAGGGGCAATATGCAGCTTGCAAGTGCAGCACTCTTAGCTGTTAGCAGCAAGCCCAAGGAGCTTTTGAAAGAAGTCTCCGACATATACGAGCTGCTAAAGAAATACTTCACAGGCAGCGAGTATCTTGTGCAGTCAGCATTTATCCTCGCAGAGCAAGCCTACCACGGCGACCTTGACGATATCTGCAAGCGTGCAAAGGGTATTTACAAGAAGATGAAGCGGGAGCACCCCTTCCTCACAGGCAGTGAGGACAGCGTTTTCGCTATCACCCTTGCCATGAGCGAGCGTGACGATAAAGAGCTTGTCAAGGATATGGAGAGCTGCTATGATGCCCTGAAATCCGGCTTCGGCAACAACGCCGTGCAGACGGTGTCGCATATTCTCGCACTTACCGACGGCTCATCTGAAAATAAGGCTTCCAAGTTCCGTGGGCTGTATGACGGGCTTGCAAAATCCGGCAGGAAGTTCGGCAAGACCTATGACCTCCCCGTGCTGGCAGGTCTTTCGGCAACAGGCGTGTCTAACGACAGGATAGTTTCCGATGTGCTCTATGCCGACAGCTTCCTTGATGACCAGAAGGGCTACGGCGGCTTGTTCGGCACTTCCAAGTCAACAAGGCTCATGCACGCCGCACTTATAGTTTCGGGCGTTTACGGCGCTCGGGGCTCGCAGATAGCCGCTATCGCCTCAGCCGCTGCTATAATCGCAGCCGAGCAGGCTATGATGGCAGCCATAATTGCCTCCACAGCCGCTGCGACCGCTGCAAATACAAGCAATTAA
- the argF gene encoding ornithine carbamoyltransferase, whose amino-acid sequence MNHLLKLLDLSKEEIIEILNLADQLKYENKNGIKHHLLKGKTLGMIFQKSSTRTRVSFETGMYQLGGQALFLSNRDLQIGRGEPVQDTARVLSRYLDGIMIRTFEQKEVEDLANFGSIPIINGLTDFCHPCQVLADLMTIREFKGRFEGLKMCYIGDGNNMANSLIVGGLKVGMSVSIACPDDYQPDPEVLEFAKQYGDMFSMTNVPLEAAKDADVLFTDVWTSMGEEAETEKRKIAFAGYQINDEIMAAAKPDAMVQHCLPAHREEEITEKVFEAHADEIFEEAENRLHAQKAVMVKVMGGKPKYSDDV is encoded by the coding sequence ATGAATCATCTTCTTAAGCTACTCGACCTCTCAAAGGAGGAGATAATCGAGATACTCAATCTCGCCGACCAGCTCAAATATGAGAACAAGAACGGCATAAAGCACCACCTTTTAAAGGGCAAGACTTTAGGCATGATATTCCAGAAGTCCTCGACACGTACAAGGGTGTCATTCGAGACTGGTATGTACCAGCTCGGCGGTCAGGCACTCTTTCTCTCAAACCGTGACCTTCAGATAGGCCGTGGCGAGCCTGTTCAGGACACAGCCCGTGTGCTCTCACGCTATCTTGACGGCATTATGATCCGTACCTTCGAGCAGAAGGAAGTCGAGGATCTTGCAAACTTCGGCTCTATACCGATAATCAACGGCCTTACAGACTTCTGCCACCCCTGCCAGGTGCTTGCTGACCTTATGACTATCAGGGAGTTCAAGGGTCGCTTTGAAGGCCTTAAGATGTGCTACATCGGCGACGGCAACAACATGGCAAACTCACTTATCGTAGGCGGCCTTAAGGTAGGCATGAGCGTTTCTATCGCCTGCCCCGATGATTACCAGCCCGACCCCGAGGTGCTCGAATTTGCAAAGCAGTACGGCGATATGTTCTCGATGACAAATGTGCCATTAGAGGCTGCAAAGGACGCAGACGTGCTCTTTACTGATGTATGGACATCTATGGGCGAGGAAGCTGAAACAGAAAAGCGCAAGATAGCATTTGCAGGCTATCAGATAAACGACGAGATAATGGCTGCTGCAAAGCCTGACGCAATGGTTCAGCACTGCCTGCCTGCTCACCGTGAGGAGGAGATAACCGAGAAGGTATTCGAGGCTCACGCTGACGAGATATTTGAGGAAGCAGAGAACCGTCTGCACGCTCAGAAGGCAGTTATGGTAAAGGTAATGGGCGGCAAGCCGAAGTACAGCGACGACGTTTGA
- the argJ gene encoding bifunctional ornithine acetyltransferase/N-acetylglutamate synthase — translation MKEITLVPFEGYKYIEGGVCAAKGFKASGTYCGIKKSAVPDGNESPISQTKNDIGMVVSDTVCDAAAVYTQNKVKGAPITVTKANLAKSGGKAKAIIVNSKNANTCNADGEQKANKMCELTASALGIKAEEVIVASTGVIGQILPIEPIEQAVPVLVKELDYNGNEQAATAIMTTDTVKKEIAVEFEIGGKVCRLGGMGKGSGMIHPNMATTLNFYTTDCKISAALLQKALDETVKITYNCLSVDGDQSTNDMVCVLANGMAGNDDITDGSAEFEVFKKALYIAMMSITKMLAKDGEGATKLLEVTVNGADTLDTAITVAKSVVGSNLLKCAIFGADANWGRVLCAIGYADAEFDINKVDVKMSSKAGEIHVCENGAGIEFSEETAKTVLLEDEITITIDLGMGQAHATSWGCDLTYDYVKINGDYRS, via the coding sequence ATGAAAGAGATAACACTTGTGCCCTTTGAGGGGTACAAATACATCGAAGGCGGCGTGTGTGCAGCCAAGGGCTTCAAGGCAAGCGGCACATACTGCGGCATCAAAAAATCGGCTGTTCCCGACGGAAATGAGAGCCCGATATCACAGACCAAGAACGATATAGGCATGGTAGTTTCCGACACAGTGTGTGATGCAGCAGCAGTTTACACACAGAACAAGGTAAAGGGCGCACCGATAACAGTCACAAAGGCAAACCTCGCTAAATCAGGCGGCAAGGCAAAGGCTATAATCGTTAACTCAAAGAACGCTAACACCTGCAACGCTGACGGCGAGCAGAAGGCAAACAAAATGTGCGAGCTCACAGCCTCGGCACTCGGCATAAAGGCAGAGGAAGTAATCGTTGCTTCCACAGGCGTTATAGGGCAGATACTCCCGATAGAGCCTATAGAGCAGGCAGTTCCCGTGCTTGTCAAAGAGCTTGACTACAACGGCAACGAGCAGGCTGCAACAGCTATCATGACAACCGACACAGTCAAGAAAGAGATAGCAGTTGAGTTTGAGATAGGCGGCAAGGTATGCCGCTTAGGCGGCATGGGCAAGGGCAGCGGCATGATACACCCGAACATGGCGACCACCCTCAACTTCTACACCACCGACTGCAAAATATCAGCCGCACTCTTACAGAAGGCGCTTGACGAGACAGTTAAAATAACCTACAACTGCTTATCCGTTGACGGCGACCAGTCAACAAATGACATGGTGTGCGTTTTAGCAAACGGCATGGCAGGCAATGATGATATCACAGACGGCTCTGCTGAGTTTGAGGTGTTCAAGAAGGCTCTTTACATCGCTATGATGAGCATTACAAAGATGCTCGCAAAGGACGGCGAGGGCGCTACAAAGCTGCTTGAAGTAACAGTAAACGGCGCTGACACTCTTGACACAGCTATCACAGTCGCAAAGAGCGTTGTCGGCTCTAACCTCTTAAAGTGCGCTATCTTCGGCGCTGATGCAAACTGGGGTCGTGTGCTCTGCGCTATAGGCTATGCAGATGCTGAGTTTGACATAAACAAGGTAGATGTAAAGATGTCGTCAAAGGCCGGCGAGATACACGTCTGCGAAAACGGCGCAGGGATAGAATTCTCAGAGGAGACTGCAAAGACAGTTCTTTTGGAGGACGAGATAACTATCACGATAGACCTTGGCATGGGTCAAGCTCACGCAACATCGTGGGGCTGCGACCTGACATATGACTATGTAAAGATAAACGGCGATTACCGCAGCTAA
- a CDS encoding glycoside hydrolase family 3 protein, protein MNNKKTKIISASLIAALILTLGSCGQQVDKLKPKMSTRAESSSVADVIDESSSGDSKGSDESSKADKKDQKDKTDKTDSVADSKTDTADKTDKTDKDITDQNAEKSKAEQVFEQMSLNEKIGQLFIVNPEQIDGYDETVTVYDDTMKDIIKKYPVGGIIQMTSNVEDPEQITKLNKKLQKISKYGLFIAVDEEGGSVARIALDYDFDVTRYSSMYDIGSTGDTEQAKEVGVTIGKYLKNYGFNVDFAPDADVYTNPENTVIGSRAFSSDPQTASDMVSACIDGFHKSNTICAIKHFPGHGDTAEDTHEGGAVVEKNWEELKDCELIPFINSLDKTDMVMVSHISLPNVTEDDLPASLSRQLVTDMLKGELGYQGIVITDSLSMGAISDSYDPAQAAVKAFEAGADILLMPGNLGEAFDGIKEALSTGLISEDRLNESVMKILTLKEKYGII, encoded by the coding sequence TTGAATAATAAAAAGACAAAGATCATATCAGCATCGCTTATCGCAGCGCTCATTCTCACGCTCGGCTCGTGCGGTCAGCAGGTAGACAAATTAAAGCCCAAAATGAGCACAAGAGCTGAGAGCTCGTCTGTGGCAGACGTTATCGACGAGAGCTCGTCAGGCGACAGCAAGGGCAGCGATGAGAGCAGCAAGGCTGATAAAAAAGACCAGAAGGACAAGACAGACAAAACAGACTCAGTCGCAGACAGCAAGACTGACACTGCCGACAAGACCGACAAAACTGACAAGGACATCACCGACCAGAACGCTGAAAAAAGCAAAGCCGAGCAGGTGTTTGAGCAGATGTCGCTCAATGAGAAGATAGGCCAGCTCTTTATAGTAAACCCTGAGCAGATAGACGGCTATGACGAGACAGTCACGGTATACGACGACACGATGAAGGATATCATCAAAAAATACCCCGTCGGCGGTATAATACAGATGACCTCGAACGTCGAAGACCCCGAGCAGATAACAAAGCTCAACAAAAAGCTCCAGAAGATAAGCAAATACGGACTGTTCATCGCAGTTGACGAGGAGGGCGGCTCGGTAGCGAGGATAGCGCTCGATTACGACTTTGATGTGACACGCTACAGCTCGATGTATGACATCGGCAGCACAGGCGACACAGAGCAGGCAAAGGAGGTCGGCGTGACTATCGGCAAGTATCTTAAGAACTACGGCTTCAATGTTGACTTTGCACCCGATGCAGATGTCTACACCAACCCTGAGAACACAGTGATAGGCAGCAGAGCATTCTCCTCTGACCCGCAGACGGCGTCTGACATGGTCTCTGCCTGCATCGACGGCTTCCACAAGAGCAATACGATATGCGCTATCAAGCACTTCCCCGGGCATGGCGACACGGCTGAGGACACGCACGAGGGCGGCGCAGTTGTAGAAAAGAACTGGGAGGAGCTCAAGGACTGCGAGCTTATCCCCTTCATAAACAGCCTTGACAAGACAGATATGGTAATGGTATCGCACATCTCGCTCCCGAATGTAACAGAGGACGACCTGCCGGCATCGCTTTCAAGGCAGCTCGTGACAGATATGCTAAAGGGCGAACTCGGTTATCAGGGCATCGTCATCACAGACTCGCTCTCAATGGGTGCGATAAGCGACAGCTACGACCCGGCGCAGGCAGCAGTCAAGGCATTTGAAGCAGGCGCAGACATTCTTCTGATGCCCGGCAACTTAGGCGAGGCATTTGACGGCATAAAGGAAGCGCTCAGCACAGGCCTTATATCCGAAGACAGGCTCAACGAGAGCGTTATGAAGATACTCACACTCAAAGAAAAATACGGAATCATATAA
- a CDS encoding argininosuccinate synthase, translated as MDQSIKKVVLAYSGGLDTSIIIPWLKENYNNCEVIAVSGDVGQGTELDGLEEKAIKTGASKLYIEHLTEEFIRDYVFPTVQAGAIYENRYMLGTSFARPIIAKRIAEIALKEGADAICHGCTGKGNDQVRFELAIKAFAPDMKIIAPWRIWDIKSRDEEIDYAEAHNIPLKINRETNYSKDKNIWHLSHEGLDLEDPANEPQYEKPGFLEMGVSPINAPDKPTYVTIHFEKGVPTAIDGKEMGPVEIVSTLNKLGGENGIGLADLVENRLVGMKSRGVYETPGGAILYHAHEVLETITIDKETARVKQYLSIKFADIVYNGQWFTPLREAMSAFVTETQKTVTGDVKLKLYKGNIINAGVTSPYTLYDEEVATFDEDNVYNQADSAGFINLFGLPIKVRAKLEQKREQK; from the coding sequence ATGGATCAGAGCATCAAAAAGGTAGTTTTGGCATATTCGGGCGGTCTTGATACATCTATCATAATCCCGTGGCTGAAGGAAAACTATAACAACTGCGAGGTCATCGCTGTTTCAGGTGACGTTGGTCAGGGCACTGAGCTCGACGGCCTGGAGGAAAAGGCAATAAAGACCGGCGCTTCCAAGCTCTATATCGAGCACCTTACTGAGGAGTTCATCAGAGACTATGTATTCCCGACAGTTCAGGCAGGCGCTATCTATGAGAACAGATATATGCTTGGCACATCCTTTGCTCGTCCTATCATAGCTAAGAGAATAGCTGAGATCGCACTCAAAGAGGGCGCTGACGCTATCTGCCACGGCTGCACAGGCAAGGGCAACGATCAGGTAAGATTTGAGCTTGCTATAAAGGCTTTCGCTCCTGATATGAAGATAATTGCTCCCTGGAGAATATGGGATATCAAGTCAAGAGACGAGGAGATAGACTACGCTGAGGCGCACAATATCCCCTTAAAGATAAACAGAGAAACAAACTATTCTAAGGATAAGAATATATGGCATCTTTCGCACGAGGGCTTAGATCTTGAAGATCCTGCTAACGAGCCCCAGTACGAGAAGCCCGGCTTCCTTGAAATGGGCGTATCTCCTATAAACGCTCCCGACAAGCCCACATATGTGACCATCCACTTCGAGAAGGGCGTTCCTACAGCTATCGACGGCAAGGAAATGGGTCCTGTTGAGATAGTTTCCACACTCAATAAGCTCGGCGGCGAGAACGGCATAGGCCTTGCAGACCTCGTTGAGAACCGTCTTGTAGGTATGAAGTCAAGAGGCGTTTACGAGACCCCCGGCGGTGCTATCCTTTACCACGCACACGAAGTTCTCGAAACTATCACTATAGATAAGGAAACTGCAAGAGTTAAGCAGTATCTCTCAATAAAGTTCGCTGATATAGTTTACAACGGTCAGTGGTTCACTCCTCTGCGTGAGGCTATGAGCGCATTCGTTACCGAGACTCAGAAGACAGTTACAGGTGACGTAAAGCTCAAGCTCTACAAGGGCAACATCATCAATGCAGGCGTTACTTCCCCCTATACTCTCTATGATGAGGAAGTTGCTACATTCGATGAGGACAATGTTTATAACCAGGCTGATTCTGCCGGCTTCATAAACCTCTTCGGTCTCCCGATCAAGGTAAGAGCCAAGCTCGAGCAGAAGAGAGAGCAGAAGTAA
- the argB gene encoding acetylglutamate kinase: MQIENSIRSQILIDALPYIQKYHDKIVVIKYGGNAMTNDELKEAVMSDIVLLSEVGIKVVLVHGGGPEINAMLKRVGVESRFINGLRYTDAETMDIVKMVLGGKVNKELVSALQLHGGKALGLCGCDGGMIQANKLQGDVDLGYVGEIKKITTKPILDALNNGYVPIIATVGTSETGQAYNINADTAAARIASCLRAEKLILMTDIKGLLKDKDDDSTLIPFVNVSEVSYLKSTGIISGGMIPKIDCCVEAIRRGVKRTSIIDGRVPHSILIELLTNEGIGTQFD; encoded by the coding sequence ATGCAGATAGAAAACAGTATAAGAAGCCAGATACTTATTGATGCACTCCCCTACATACAGAAGTATCATGACAAGATAGTAGTCATCAAGTACGGCGGCAATGCCATGACAAACGATGAGCTGAAGGAAGCGGTCATGAGCGACATCGTGCTGCTTTCAGAGGTAGGCATAAAGGTCGTGCTCGTTCACGGCGGCGGCCCTGAGATAAACGCTATGCTCAAAAGAGTCGGCGTTGAGTCAAGATTTATAAACGGCCTGAGATACACCGATGCTGAGACTATGGATATCGTTAAAATGGTGCTCGGCGGCAAGGTGAACAAGGAGCTCGTTTCAGCACTCCAGCTGCACGGCGGCAAGGCTCTGGGTCTTTGTGGCTGCGACGGCGGCATGATACAGGCAAACAAGCTCCAGGGCGATGTTGATCTTGGTTATGTAGGCGAGATAAAGAAGATAACCACAAAGCCGATACTTGATGCTTTAAACAACGGCTACGTTCCGATAATCGCAACTGTCGGCACGAGCGAGACAGGCCAGGCATACAACATAAATGCCGACACGGCAGCCGCAAGGATAGCAAGCTGCTTAAGAGCCGAGAAGCTCATTCTCATGACCGACATCAAGGGTCTTTTAAAAGACAAGGACGATGACAGCACGCTGATACCCTTTGTAAATGTTTCAGAGGTGTCCTACCTTAAGAGCACAGGCATCATCAGCGGCGGCATGATACCTAAGATAGACTGCTGCGTCGAGGCTATAAGACGAGGGGTAAAGAGAACATCTATCATAGACGGCAGAGTGCCCCACTCGATACTTATCGAGCTTTTAACAAACGAAGGCATCGGCACACAGTTTGACTAA
- a CDS encoding aspartate aminotransferase family protein: MNTIEKFNSHVMPSYGRFDLVVESGEDRTATDENGKTYIDFGSGIGTNSLGYCNDKWVEAICSQAHKIQHTSNYYYTKVQADFASKLCEATGYSKMFFGNSGAEANECAIKIARKYSFDKYGKEAERNIIITLVNSFHGRTVTTLSATGQDVFHNYFFPFTPGFVNVKANDIEDLKEKLNENKGKVCAVMFELIQGEGGVCALEKEFVDAIFAECEKEDILTICDEVQTGVGRTGTFLASEQFGVKPDITTLAKGLAGGIPIGVCLANEKCCDVLTKGTHGSTFGGNPICCAGGNAVLDTVLSEGFLDEVTQKGYYIWQKLIDHPEVAGISGLGMMIGISLKTKKAADVCKACLDNGLLVLTAKEKLRFLPPLTITYEEIDKGLEILTKILDEKE, from the coding sequence ATGAACACAATAGAAAAATTCAACTCACACGTTATGCCCAGCTACGGCAGGTTCGACCTTGTTGTCGAGTCGGGCGAAGACCGCACAGCAACTGATGAGAACGGCAAGACCTACATAGATTTCGGCTCAGGGATCGGTACAAACTCCCTCGGCTACTGCAACGACAAGTGGGTAGAGGCTATATGCTCTCAGGCACATAAGATACAGCACACATCTAACTACTACTACACAAAGGTGCAGGCAGACTTTGCAAGCAAGCTGTGCGAGGCAACAGGCTACAGCAAGATGTTTTTCGGCAACTCGGGCGCTGAGGCTAACGAGTGCGCTATCAAGATAGCAAGGAAATACAGCTTTGACAAGTACGGCAAGGAAGCAGAGCGTAACATCATCATTACACTTGTAAACTCCTTCCACGGGCGTACTGTTACCACACTTTCCGCAACAGGGCAGGACGTTTTCCACAACTACTTCTTCCCCTTCACACCCGGCTTTGTAAATGTCAAGGCAAACGACATAGAAGACCTCAAAGAAAAACTCAATGAGAACAAAGGCAAGGTCTGTGCTGTGATGTTCGAGCTCATTCAGGGCGAGGGCGGCGTGTGTGCGCTTGAAAAGGAATTTGTTGATGCTATATTTGCCGAGTGCGAAAAGGAAGATATCCTCACCATCTGCGACGAGGTTCAGACAGGTGTCGGCAGGACAGGTACGTTCCTTGCATCCGAGCAGTTTGGTGTAAAGCCTGACATAACCACCCTTGCAAAGGGTCTTGCAGGCGGCATCCCGATAGGCGTATGCCTTGCAAATGAAAAGTGCTGCGACGTGCTCACAAAGGGCACACACGGCTCGACCTTCGGCGGCAACCCTATCTGCTGCGCAGGCGGCAATGCAGTGCTTGACACTGTGCTTTCCGAGGGCTTCCTTGATGAGGTGACACAGAAGGGCTACTACATCTGGCAAAAGCTCATCGACCACCCCGAGGTCGCAGGCATCAGCGGTCTTGGCATGATGATAGGCATATCCTTAAAGACAAAGAAGGCCGCAGACGTATGCAAGGCTTGTCTTGACAACGGCCTTTTGGTACTCACGGCAAAGGAGAAATTAAGGTTCCTCCCTCCCCTCACGATAACCTATGAGGAGATAGACAAGGGACTTGAAATACTGACAAAAATTCTTGATGAAAAGGAGTAA
- a CDS encoding pentapeptide repeat-containing protein translates to MSEKINDLLEPAIDKKVEITYDSLPGSSFEDVNLGGATFNNVSLKKADFNDVNMDGTKFNDISMKGSEFTDMYMVNSKFLGVNLSSSKFGCSIMNNVEFKNPDLKNSLFLHCDLSNVEINECIIDGLKINGIDIQKLIERYEEEKS, encoded by the coding sequence ATGAGTGAGAAAATAAACGACTTGCTTGAGCCTGCGATCGACAAAAAGGTAGAGATAACCTATGACAGCCTTCCCGGTTCAAGCTTTGAAGATGTAAACCTCGGCGGCGCTACATTCAACAATGTAAGCCTTAAAAAAGCCGACTTCAACGATGTTAATATGGACGGCACAAAATTCAACGACATATCTATGAAGGGCTCGGAGTTCACCGATATGTATATGGTAAATTCCAAGTTTCTGGGTGTCAATCTGTCAAGCAGCAAGTTCGGCTGCTCGATAATGAACAATGTCGAATTCAAGAACCCCGATCTTAAGAACTCGCTGTTTCTGCACTGCGACCTCTCAAATGTTGAGATAAACGAGTGCATTATCGACGGGCTGAAGATAAACGGTATCGACATACAGAAACTCATTGAGCGCTACGAGGAAGAGAAGTCGTAA
- the argC gene encoding N-acetyl-gamma-glutamyl-phosphate reductase, with translation MKTKIFIDGKEGTTGLQIFERFEKRNDLDILLIDDDKRKDVTERARLINESDITFLCLPDAAAIEAVSLVTNDKVRIIDASTAHRTNPAWDYGFPELSAKHREAIANSKRVANPGCYASGFISLVYPLVQAGILGEEYPLTAHAVSGYSGGGKKMIAAIEGADKTKEMASPRQYALTQAHKHLPEMQTVCGLKYKPMFNPIVDDYYAGMVVSVPLVTRALAKKVTPGDVHEILSAHYEGQRFVKVMELGGKETLPDGFLAANTLEGTNNMQLFVFGNDEQILVASRLDNLGKGASGAAVQNMNIMLGIDEGTGLE, from the coding sequence ATGAAAACTAAGATATTTATAGACGGAAAAGAAGGCACGACCGGCTTGCAGATATTCGAGCGCTTTGAAAAAAGAAATGACCTCGATATACTGCTCATTGATGACGACAAGAGAAAAGACGTGACTGAGCGTGCAAGGCTTATAAATGAGAGCGACATCACATTCCTCTGCCTGCCTGATGCGGCAGCGATAGAGGCTGTGAGCTTAGTCACAAACGACAAGGTAAGGATAATCGATGCATCAACTGCCCACAGAACAAACCCTGCGTGGGATTACGGCTTCCCGGAGCTTTCGGCAAAACACAGAGAGGCTATCGCAAACTCAAAGAGAGTTGCAAACCCCGGCTGCTATGCAAGCGGCTTTATAAGCCTTGTATATCCGCTCGTGCAGGCAGGCATCTTAGGCGAGGAGTATCCGCTGACAGCACACGCAGTTTCCGGCTACAGCGGCGGCGGCAAGAAGATGATAGCCGCTATCGAGGGTGCAGACAAGACAAAGGAAATGGCTTCCCCGAGACAGTACGCACTCACTCAGGCGCACAAGCACCTGCCCGAGATGCAGACAGTCTGCGGCCTTAAGTACAAGCCGATGTTCAACCCCATAGTTGACGACTACTACGCAGGCATGGTGGTTTCTGTGCCGCTCGTGACAAGAGCGCTTGCAAAAAAGGTAACTCCGGGGGACGTTCACGAGATACTTTCCGCCCACTACGAGGGTCAGAGGTTTGTGAAGGTAATGGAGCTCGGCGGCAAGGAGACTTTACCGGACGGCTTCTTAGCAGCAAACACACTTGAAGGAACGAACAATATGCAGCTGTTCGTATTCGGCAACGATGAGCAGATACTCGTCGCTTCCCGCCTTGATAACTTAGGCAAGGGTGCAAGCGGTGCTGCTGTACAGAACATGAACATAATGCTTGGAATAGATGAGGGAACAGGACTTGAATAA
- the argH gene encoding argininosuccinate lyase: MAGKMWAGRFTKETDERVNDFNSSIKFDARMYRQDIEGSIAHAAMLGECGIIAADDSKKIIEGLQGILADIESGALQFDPTAEDIHMFNEAELTKRIGDAGKRLHTARSRNDQVALDIRMNLKVEIREIQALTKELVETLCKIAENNLTTVMPGYTHLQRAQPITLAHHMMAYAQMLLRDLGRLEDTYKRTNIMPLGSGALAATTYPINRQRVCDLLGFDEITQNSLDGVSDRDFCIELASAISILMMHLSRFSEEIILWCSWEFKFIELDDAYATGSSIMPQKKNPDVTELIRGKTGRVYGDLNTLLVMMKGISLAYDKDMQEDKEAIFDAIDTVKLCLTTFIPMLDTMKVLPENMRNAAAKGFINATDCADYLVKKGLPFRDAYKITGTLVHTCIEKGLTLETLPLEDYKALCETFDTDVYDAISLDTCVMQRKAAGGPAPESVKSQIEYTRNALNAYDK; the protein is encoded by the coding sequence ATGGCAGGAAAAATGTGGGCAGGACGTTTCACCAAGGAAACGGACGAGCGTGTAAATGACTTCAACTCATCTATCAAATTCGACGCAAGAATGTACAGGCAGGATATCGAGGGCTCTATCGCTCACGCTGCCATGCTCGGTGAGTGCGGCATCATTGCAGCTGACGACAGCAAGAAGATAATCGAGGGCTTACAGGGCATCCTCGCTGATATCGAAAGCGGCGCTTTGCAGTTTGACCCGACTGCTGAGGACATCCATATGTTCAACGAAGCAGAGCTTACCAAGCGCATAGGCGACGCAGGCAAGAGACTTCACACCGCACGTTCAAGAAACGACCAGGTGGCTCTTGACATAAGAATGAACTTAAAAGTCGAGATAAGAGAGATACAGGCTCTCACAAAGGAGCTTGTTGAAACGCTTTGCAAGATAGCCGAGAACAACCTCACAACAGTAATGCCCGGCTACACACACCTGCAAAGAGCACAGCCGATAACGCTTGCACATCACATGATGGCTTACGCACAGATGCTGCTGCGTGACCTCGGCAGACTTGAAGACACATACAAGAGAACAAACATCATGCCCCTGGGTTCGGGAGCACTTGCTGCTACCACCTACCCTATCAACAGGCAGCGTGTATGCGACCTGTTAGGCTTTGATGAGATAACACAGAATTCACTTGACGGCGTATCTGACAGAGATTTTTGCATAGAGCTCGCATCGGCTATATCAATACTCATGATGCACCTTTCCAGATTCTCCGAGGAGATAATACTCTGGTGCTCGTGGGAGTTCAAGTTCATCGAGCTTGACGATGCTTATGCCACAGGCTCGTCTATCATGCCGCAGAAGAAAAACCCCGACGTAACAGAGCTTATCAGGGGCAAGACCGGCAGAGTATACGGCGACCTCAACACTCTCCTCGTTATGATGAAGGGTATTTCCCTTGCATACGACAAGGATATGCAGGAGGACAAGGAAGCTATATTCGATGCGATAGACACGGTAAAGCTCTGCCTTACAACATTCATACCCATGCTCGACACCATGAAGGTGCTGCCTGAGAACATGAGAAATGCTGCCGCAAAGGGCTTTATAAACGCCACCGACTGCGCAGACTATCTCGTTAAGAAGGGTCTGCCCTTCAGAGATGCTTACAAGATAACAGGCACTCTCGTTCACACCTGCATCGAGAAGGGGCTGACACTTGAAACTCTCCCGCTTGAAGATTATAAGGCGCTGTGCGAGACATTTGATACGGACGTTTACGACGCTATAAGCCTTGACACCTGCGTTATGCAGAGAAAGGCTGCCGGCGGCCCTGCCCCCGAAAGCGTCAAGTCACAGATAGAATACACAAGGAATGCTCTGAACGCCTATGATAAATGA